The sequence below is a genomic window from Pseudomonadota bacterium.
CACTTCCGGCGATGTAAATTTGTTTTTCTCTTTCGGTATTTTCCAGTATCCACCTGTCGATAAGCTCTCTTGTAAAGGCTATTTTCCCGCCAATTTTAATGTGCGGTAATTTGGATTCCTGAACAAGTTTATAGATTTTTTTCTCATTTATCTTCAGGTATTTTGACAGTTCTCGCGTTGATAAAATTTCCATTGATTCCATTATATCGGAAAACATCAGAGATTTGCAAATAAGATGTGAGAAATAAATAATGGTAATTAATAGTTATAATTAGTACGAATTAGTAATTAATAGTTATAATTAATGCTGATAATGCTTGATTTTTTAGACAAAGGTAACTATTATATTAGGCATATTAGGCATAATTTCTTTGACAGGAGCGCGTATATGAAAAGATGGCGTTATACAGGTTTGGTTTTGCTGTTTTTAATAATTCCATGCATTTCCTGGGCAGGAGACAGTAAATTTATCCTCTTATCGAGTACTATCGGCCCTATCGATTCGGGCATTGTGGATGTACTGGAAAATAAATTTGAGGAAGAAACCGGTATCAGGGTCAGGCATGTAGGGGCCGGGACCGGGGCTGCATTGGAGATAGCAAAAAAGGGGGATGTTGATCTTGTAATGGTCCATGCAAAATCTCTTGAGGAAAAATTTATTAAAGAAGGTTTTGGAACCGGAAGGATAGATTTAATGTACAACGATTTTGTGATTGTCGGCCCTTCCGTTGATCCCGCGGGGGTCAAGGGAATGAAGGGCGCTGCTGAAGCGCTCAGGAAGATTGCAGGTAAAGGCGCAATGTTTATAAGCCGGGGAGATAAGTCCGGTACACATGTGGCAGAGATGGTCTTATGGGAAAAGGCAGACATGAAACCATCGGGCGCCTGGTACAAAGTTTACGAAAAAGGGTCTGAAGGGAACGTATCAACGTTGCGCTACACGGACCAGAAAGGGGCCTATACCGTTATTGACCGCGCAACCTATCTCTCCCTTCAGAAGGAGATAGGACTTGTTGTTCTGGTGGAGAAAGATAAGGCCCTGCTGAACTATATCAGTCTTATACCGGTCAGCCCGAAAAGGTTTCCCGGGGTTAATTATGACGATACGATGACCTTTGTAAAATGGCTTACTGCTCCAGACAAGGGTCAGACAACCATAAAAGATTTTGGAAAAGAAAAATACGGCAGTACTCTGTTTTTCCCGAATTCAAAGCAATGGAGAGAATCTCAGGGATTAAAAGATTAATAAAATTTCACAAGGAGGTAAGAAAGGATGAAAAAGTTTGTTGTTGTATTGCTTGCCCTGTTTCTCGCAGTGCCTGCTGTTACCTATGCAGGGAGCGTAACAAGCATGTATGATGTAACCATCGGCGGGTATGTGAAGATGGATTTGGGCTGGCAGAACCAGAACCTTGGTCCGGATTATTCCGCTGCGGTACGGGGCTCCAGGCCGAACAACCAGAACAAGTATGATGAGTACGGAAGCCTTTACTCCTATGCCGGCGAGACAAGGCTGAACCTTGGCATCAAAGGCCCTGATGCATGGGGCGCAAAGACATCTGCCTTTATCGAAGGCGATTTCAGGGGCGCAAGCATCAGTTCGACGGCAGGCGTATTTGAATTGAGGCATGCTTTCATAAAATTCGACTGGGCACAGGACAGCCTGCTCATCGGCCAGTACTGGAATGACTGGGGTTACATCCCTTCATTTTTCATAGTCGGGAACGGTGACTTAAACCCTATGGGTCGTGGCAACCGGCAGCCTCAGGTCAGGTGGACACATACATGGAATAAGAACTTTTCGGGCTTCCTCGGTATCTATTCCGAATATAACACGCTTGCCGGCGGCACCATCGCAGCAAACACCCAGAATGACAATGCACGGTCACTTATGCCCCACTATATGGGCGAATTCAAGTGGCAGACCGACAGTTGCGGAAAGATCGGCCCATGGCTGACACAGTTAGCCTTCGGCGGGTTCTACGGCCAGGAGAAGAAGACCTATGTCGATACAACGGGCACCAGATGGAATGATGACAATGTGAATTCCTGGTCAATCGCACTGAAAGGCTATATCCCCATCATCCCCGAGAAAAAAGGAAATAAGGCAGGGGCGCTTGGATTCAGCGGTGCGACCTTCATGGGTCAGAACAACGGCCTCTATTACACCAGCGGCCCGGCAGTATCGTACGACGCTGCCCTGAACCCGAATGGAGCATACTACAGCGCCGCAGCAACGGTGAATTACGGCGGATGGGGACAGCTTTCCTATTACTTCACCGATAATATCTGGATAAACGGTATTTACGGAACATTCTCAAACAACTTTAATCCCAATACCTTCAGGGCAGTTGGCGCTAACGCAATCAGAACCAACCAGCACATGTTTCTCAACATCATCTACGACGTGAATCCGGCAGTCAGGCTTGGCATCGAATATGCGCGCGTTATGACAGGATATGCGGCATACGGCCCGGGTACCGCAGGTACCGATGCAGCCAATGCCAACAACCTCGACAGGTCCGGTACGATGGATTCAGTCAGGATGGCGGCCTGGTATTTCTTTTAAGGTGTAATGAGGACAGTGAGCAAAGGAGAATCTTTATGAAACAAATGAGAATTATTCCGGTAATACTAAGCATGCTGCTTGTTTTGACATGTTTTTGCGCCATATCACCCGTTTCTGCCCAGCAGAAAAACATCATTCTGGCTACAACGACGAGCACCCAGGACTCCGGCCTTCTTGATGTCCTCATTCCTGTTTTTGAGAAAAAGACAGGTTATTTCATCAAGACCATCGCCGTTGGGTCAGGTCAGGCTATGGCCATGGGGCAGAAGGGAGAAGCAGATGTTCTGCTCGTACATTCCCCTGATGCAGAGGCAAAATTTGTTGCCCAAGGCTACGGGATCAATAGAAGGCTTGTCATGCACAACGATTATATTGTTGTAGGACCAGGGAAGGACCCGGCAGGCATTAAGGGTATGAAATCAACCGTTGCGGCCTTTAAGAAGATTGCCGCCAGAAAGAGCCTGTTTATGTCAAGGGGAGATAATTCCGGAACCAACGCGAAAGAAAAGACAATATGGAAGGCATCCGGTATTGACCCTGAAAAAGAAAAATGGTATCAACAGACAGGTCTCGGGATGGGTCAGACACTCAATGTAGCTTCCGAAAAAGGGGCATATACGCTCACCGACCGGGGAACCTATCTTGCATTGAAAAAGATGCTTGGACTTGATATATTGACTGAAGGTGATGCAATGCTTCTCAATATCTATCATGCAATAGAGGTGAACCCTGCAAAATGGCCCAAGGTCAATGCAGCCGGCGCAAAGGCCTTCGCCGATTTTATGGTATCAAAAGAGGTACAGGATATTGTTAAAATCTTTGGTGTAAATAAGTACGGATCACCGCTTTTCTTTCCTGATGCCGGTAAAAAGGTGGAGGGTCTGGGGAGATAGATAGAAGCAAGAAGTCAGAAGACAGATTTAAGTCTGGCCTCAACCAAACTGTTCCTGCCTGCGCCTTGGACGAGGCAGACAGGTGTGATTTGGAAGATTGGTCAATTGGAATTTGTAGTTAAAAAACGGGAGGATCTGGGGAAATAATGGACCTGATCATTGAAGGAATTAAGAAGGCCTTTCTGCTGTTTATCAGCCTTGACCCCGAGGTAATCAATATCACACTTTTTTCTTTGAAGGTTTCCGGCATTGCTACTTTTATCAGCCTTTTTATCGGTATCTCTTCGGGTACGGCGATTGCCCTTCTCCGTTTTCCCGGGAAAAAGATTATTGTGAGTCTCGTAAACACCGGAATGGGGCTTCCTCCGGTTGTTGTAGGTCTTTTTGTGACGATTTTTCTGTGGAGGAACGGCCCCTTTGGTTTTCTGGAGATTCTCTATACCCCTTCAGCCATGATTATTGCACAGGCCATTATTGCAACGCCCATAGTGATGGGGATTACCGTTGCGGCGGTACAGCAGCTCCCTGAAAAACTCAGGTTACAGATTATAGCGTTAGGCGCTACCCGTACCCAGATGGTCTGGATGCTGGTTAAAGAGGCAAAGCTCCCCTTGCTCGCAGCAGTCATGGCCGGATTCGGCGGCGTCATATCAGAGGTCGGTGCATCCATTATGGTCGGCGGGAATATCAAGGGATATACCCGTGTTTTAACCACTGCAACAGTTATGGAAACAAGCAAAGGCAATTTCGACATAGCCATTGCCCTGAGTATAATCCTCCTTGCGATGGCATTTCTGGTAAATCTTGTCCTGACATTGGTACAGCAGAAACGGAGGCCGAACTGAGAAAGGCGAAAGAACTAAACAGTAGACAGTAAGCGCTAAAAAATACGCAACAAAGCAAAGTAGGTATTGTTTCTTTAGTTTCTTTAGTTTTTCTGGTTATTTAACCAAACAGATCAGAGAAACCAAAGAAACCTGATTAACAAAAATGGCAGCCGCAGGTTTTCCCGCCTGTCCCTCGGACCTGGCGGACAGGAACCTGCGTTAAATGAAATATGAAAAACCAGAAAATCATTCTTGAGGGCAGGAATCTTCAGGTCAAAAAAGGACGCACGGTTATCCTTGACGTTCCCGGGATACAGATACAGGAGGGGGAGTTTTTGTCAGTTATAGGCCCGAACGGGGCAGGAAAGACTACTTTGCTCCAGGCTTTATGCTGTTTGATGAAACCAGGTAGGGGGGAAGTTCTTTTCAGAGGCCGAAAAATAGGTTCAGAGTGCAATCTCATTGATTACAGAAGAAAAGTGACCATGGTCTTCCAGGAACCTTTACTTTTTGACACGACCGTTTTCAGTAATGTAGCATCCGGCCTGAAATTCCGTGGAATGAGGCAATCAGAGACAGAATCCATTGTAATGGAAAACCTTGAACGTTTTGGCATTGGCCATCTAAAAAATCGTTCTGCCAGGACGCTCTCAAGCGGAGAAGCACGTAAAACCGGTCTTGCCAGGGCACTTGCATTGAAGCCAGAGATACTTTTCCTTGATGAACCCTTCGGATCCCTTGATCCGCTCGCAAGAGATAATCTTTACAGCGACCTCGAAAAGATCATCCCCGGGTCAGGATTAACTGTAATCTTTGCAACCCATGATTGTGAAGAAGCATTGAGACTATCTCATCGGATAGCTGTAATGAACGGCGGTGAAATCATTCAGGTCGATGAGCCTGAGAAGGTGTTAAAACACCCCGTCAATAATTTTGTAGCTTCATTTTACCGATTGAACAAATCCTGATTTTATACCAAGTTGCATTCAAAGGCGCATCGAGGCAGCGACAACGAGCCGACGCAGGCGTACACAGACGTACGTCGAGGAGTGCGAGGAGGAGATAACAAAGATGAGCGAATGAAG
It includes:
- a CDS encoding ABC transporter permease codes for the protein MDLIIEGIKKAFLLFISLDPEVINITLFSLKVSGIATFISLFIGISSGTAIALLRFPGKKIIVSLVNTGMGLPPVVVGLFVTIFLWRNGPFGFLEILYTPSAMIIAQAIIATPIVMGITVAAVQQLPEKLRLQIIALGATRTQMVWMLVKEAKLPLLAAVMAGFGGVISEVGASIMVGGNIKGYTRVLTTATVMETSKGNFDIAIALSIILLAMAFLVNLVLTLVQQKRRPN
- a CDS encoding ATP-binding cassette domain-containing protein, which translates into the protein MKNQKIILEGRNLQVKKGRTVILDVPGIQIQEGEFLSVIGPNGAGKTTLLQALCCLMKPGRGEVLFRGRKIGSECNLIDYRRKVTMVFQEPLLFDTTVFSNVASGLKFRGMRQSETESIVMENLERFGIGHLKNRSARTLSSGEARKTGLARALALKPEILFLDEPFGSLDPLARDNLYSDLEKIIPGSGLTVIFATHDCEEALRLSHRIAVMNGGEIIQVDEPEKVLKHPVNNFVASFYRLNKS
- a CDS encoding substrate-binding domain-containing protein; the encoded protein is MKRWRYTGLVLLFLIIPCISWAGDSKFILLSSTIGPIDSGIVDVLENKFEEETGIRVRHVGAGTGAALEIAKKGDVDLVMVHAKSLEEKFIKEGFGTGRIDLMYNDFVIVGPSVDPAGVKGMKGAAEALRKIAGKGAMFISRGDKSGTHVAEMVLWEKADMKPSGAWYKVYEKGSEGNVSTLRYTDQKGAYTVIDRATYLSLQKEIGLVVLVEKDKALLNYISLIPVSPKRFPGVNYDDTMTFVKWLTAPDKGQTTIKDFGKEKYGSTLFFPNSKQWRESQGLKD
- a CDS encoding substrate-binding domain-containing protein produces the protein MLLVLTCFCAISPVSAQQKNIILATTTSTQDSGLLDVLIPVFEKKTGYFIKTIAVGSGQAMAMGQKGEADVLLVHSPDAEAKFVAQGYGINRRLVMHNDYIVVGPGKDPAGIKGMKSTVAAFKKIAARKSLFMSRGDNSGTNAKEKTIWKASGIDPEKEKWYQQTGLGMGQTLNVASEKGAYTLTDRGTYLALKKMLGLDILTEGDAMLLNIYHAIEVNPAKWPKVNAAGAKAFADFMVSKEVQDIVKIFGVNKYGSPLFFPDAGKKVEGLGR